The following proteins are encoded in a genomic region of Cricetulus griseus strain 17A/GY chromosome 7, alternate assembly CriGri-PICRH-1.0, whole genome shotgun sequence:
- the CUNH17orf97 gene encoding protein LIAT1, producing MAGRGGTGAAEYGGEGEEEEEEEAAREGGAEGSPGSKLPPIVGTSSELAKRKVKKKKKKKKTKGSGKGDADKHHSRGRKSQPLSSSFHDILNPHKDHGSRVEPRDKEEGRHSLPYSCGMSQPYFAEIDESLSNQINESLRWDGILTDPEAEKERIRIYKLNRRKRYRLVALKGFHSDLCTEESVENLPYLSDKDCGPSSKQPISKGDHAHSYFEATKLLHPELVTSATE from the exons ATGGCCGGCCGCGGTGGGACCGGGGCGGCGGAGTATGGCggggagggtgaggaggaggaggaggaagaagcagcGCGGGAAGGAGGCGCTGAGGGCTCCCCGGGGTCCAAGCTGCCCCCCATTGTGGGCACCTCCTCTGAGCTGGCCAAACGGAaggtgaagaagaaaaagaagaagaaaaagaccaaAGGTTCGGGCAAGGGCGACG CGGACAAGCATCACAGTCGAGGCAGGAAGAGTCAGCCGCTTTCTTCATCTTTCCACGACATCTTAAATCCCCACAAAGACCATGGCTCGAGGGTAGAGCCCAGAGACAAAGAAGAAGGTAGACACAGCCTTCCATATTCATGCGGCATGAGTCAACCCTACTTTGCCGAAATAGACGAGAGCCTTTCAAACCAGATCAACGAGAGTCTGCGTTGGGATGGGATTCTGACCGACCCTGAGGCCGAAAAGGAAAGAATCCGCATCTACAAGCTAAACCGGAGGAAGCGGTACCGGCTCGTGGCCCTCAAGGGCTTCCACTCGGATCTCTGCACGGAGGAGAGCGTGGAGAACCTGCCCTACCTCTCAGACAAAGACTGCGGCCCCAGCAGCAAGCAGCCCATCTCCAAGGGTGACCACGCGCATAGCTACTTTGAGGCCACAAAGCTGCTGCACCCGGAATTAGTCACCTCTGCAACAGAGTGA